Genomic DNA from Pseudomonas sp. CCC3.1:
ACTGCCCAGATCGCGTATGAACGAGTACGGCGAATTAAGCCGTTAATTTTGCGGATGATGACTAGGCCACTTGAGTGCTTCAACCTTCGTGCCGGCCACGGTCTGACATGATAACCCCGATAGCCTCGAACAAGGTCGTATCGCGTGTGGCGACAGCGGAGCTACTGGAGCGGCGATGGCAGCATTGCAGCTGGATCACAGGAGTGACAGAAGAAAAACTTAACTCAATTCTGGAGTTTAGTGGGGATAGCACGTTTGGGCTAAGCGCAGAGCGAGTCACGGTGATGCAGCAGTTCGTTCATGGCCAGCCATCCGGTGATTCGTTCAGGGCAGAAAATTTAGGAGGTGGTCACACATCGGGTTAGAGCGGATCAATTCCGGAATAGGTTTTCACGGTGCCATGTCAGATAGGAGCGATGGCGCGGCTCGATCTGCCGTAACCTCAATGCAGGGCTCAAATGGAGCGCCGCCGCTGTCGCTGCATCTACTTCAGGGCTCAGCAAAATGTCGCCATCGTCATCAAAGCTGATCAAGCCTTGATCAAAGGCCAAGTCGAGGTTAGGGGTCAGAAGCAGTCCATTGAACTGATCAAGTCGCTCGGCATGGTTCGCTGACCGCCAAGGCTTGATATGCGAGGCACGCAGCAATTGGGGAATGGAGCACTCGGTTACTGAGCAACCGCCCCAATAAGCCACAAGGGAATCGCGATAACGGCTTTGACCGATACGAGCTTTGATCAAAGCGTCTCGCTCTGTGTCAGTCAGAGCTACCTCACCCAGATCGATAGTCATCGCAGCCGGCGTAGCCGGCATAGCTGGCACTTCGTCAGGAAGGGACTCGTGACCAAGCAGAGATTGGACAAGAGCATTCATTGCTGCAGTGTCACGAAAGCCAAAAGCAATCCCATAGTTTATGGGCGTAGTGCCGCTATGGAGGCGCTTGGGAAAACCACGCAGGTTGCTGTTGTGGTAGTAAGGCTCCGCTGGACGCTCGACACCGGTTATCTCGGACCATTCGACAAGCTTTGAAGCATGCATGGGATGCAACACCAACGGTGCACGCGTCGATTGACCTGCCCCCCTCTTGACATAAATCGGCTCATCCAACGCTGGATGCATCAGGCGGAATACTTTGTTTCCCGGCAAGGGTGTCAAAACAAATCCCGCTTGTTCGAGACCGCTTACGATCTGTTCAACGGTTAGCGCATGCCCGTTGAACTGGCCAGGCACAGGTGAGGCCGTTGAGAACGGCTCTCCATTCGCGGATTGATCAAGCGAGTACTCGTTGGGCCATTTGACAACACGGTTCTTAATTGGATATGTCTTCAAAAAGCCTGGCGCTTGCAAACGCGCCAGCGCGGGTTTTCCGACTGCCTCCCAAGGGGTGTCAGCGCCAGCAACGAGGCGTGAGAAGCTGATGATGGGCCCGTTTTTCTGCGCAATTATCCAGGCGAGACAGGCTTCTGCGCGATCACGGGTACCGCTCTTGTTGCCCAAGCGTATCTGGCCATCTGCGATGATCCATAGGTCGAGACCTGAGTCATGCACCGCCAGTACAAACTCGGCGAAATCATCACGGACGGCCGTAGGCCAGTCTGCGGCAAGAATTGAAAAGGGTGAGCTGCGCTCGAATTTTTTGACAACATCTTGCAATGACGTACTCATTTTCGTTCCCTGAAAGGGCAATATCGAATGGCCACACCCTAAGCAATCCAGCTACAAACGTCTACAGCTTCGATACATCGTCGAGAACGCGTATCGGCATGGAATCAAGCAGCTTGAGCAGCACACAAGTCGGCTGCGGCCAGAGGTATGCATCGATGCAACTCCATGACGCCTCGCGCGGCGGCTCTATTTGCATACCCTCCAGCAGAAGTAGCTGTTCCCGGCAAGCGCCGGCAGAGAGACGATATGTAATCTCACAAGACACGTCCATAGTGTGGTCCTGTACAGGTAAAGTATTCGCACATATGTAGGCGCCGAAGCGCCAGAACATTACCTCGGCGTCCCGCTGATTCTAGGAATCACCACCTCCCACATGTCCATTTTCAGAGCAGGTCGAAACTGCAGATCAGCCTCATCGGCATACCGGGCGATTATCCCTTCCACATGACACTGGTCTATCTCTACGTTCGCTTTGAAGTTTTTCGCAGTACGACCAACGACTCGCCCTTGGGCGTCCTGAAGCAAGTACCGCTCGCCATCGCGCGTGAGCAGAAGGGGGTGGCCCGTTTGTAGTTCGGCGATCGCCCGGTGTATCTGATGCGTCGCAGTGCTTCTGCCGGCAAAGCCGATGTCTACGTCAGCCAGCGAAAGCTGAATGTAGGTGCGAGACAGTCGTGGATCGAAATCGCCGGAAAAGCTTTGTACCAAGGCACCGTGTGAAAGCTTGGGACTGAAAGGATTTCCGGACTCGAACTCTCCCAAGGTCAATGTTTGTTCCGCCCGCGTCATGCCAACGTAGTAGAGGCGGCGATCGGCATTCAAGTTTTGAGATGTGCTGCTCCAGGCGCCGTCCAGCAATCCGACATGGCGAAACTCCAGGCCTTTGGCGGAATGTACGGTGCCAAGGTACAAGCCCTGCCTTCCTTGTTTGCGAAGTGCCCGCGGGTACTCGTATAACCAGTCGATGATTGACTGTGAAGACAGCTGGCATTCGCCCATTTCCTGAACAAGGCACAGGAGGGCTGTTTCAAAGAACTCTTGCCAGTGCGGATCATCCAGGCTCGGCCGAAGCGTAGAGATGACCTCCGTCGCCGTCTGAGGCTGCTCGATCAAGCGTAAACACCCTATCCCTTTCAGGAAGCCCCGCTGGCGCGTTAAAGGGATTGAGTCCTCATTCTCGGAGGCGAGAAAATAAGGGACCTCGTTGAGTTCGCACCAGGCTTGGACCGGTTTGAGATAGGCATGAGTTCGGCCCAGTATCGCGCATCCGTTCCAGGTGCCGTTTTCCTCCAGTGAAATAAGCCGCGCCAGCTCAGCCGCCATAGCTTGAGCCTGTAGGTTGCCATTGGACCGGTCAGCAAAAGGAAGCTGGATTCGCAGCACCTTACCCGCCCGGGACGGATCTCTCGCCTCCCATTGCCCACCTGCGGGTAGCTCCCGGCGAGCCTTGTCGATGGTGATGGGATGATCTGCCTTCATCCGGCCTTCAGTTTCCCCGATCACCCGGTTCGACGAATTGATGATATTGGCGGACGAACGATAGTTATCCACCAAGTAGGTGACGCTGGCATCGTAGTTGTCGCGGAACTGCTCGATGTACTGATTGCTGGTATGGCGCCAGTCGTAAATATTCTGATCGTCATCACCAACCGCCAAAATGCATAAGCGCCCGTCCTCTTCTGCATTGCGCCCAGCCAACGCACTGACTAGTCGGTACTGCATCTCATCAATGTCCTGGTACTCGTCAACCATGATGTAACGGTAGCCACGCAGCAGTTGCTCGCATAAGTTGTCCTCACCGGTCGCCCGACCACCCTCCTCCAGCAAGTGCACCGCATCGGTGATTACCTGAGTCAACCGCTTCTCATCGACGGGCTCACCGCGCTCGAAGCGGGTGCCGGTCAATCGCATCGACATCGCGTGGTAGGTCAGTACGCTGACACCGTAAGCATCGGCTCCAACCAATGCTAACAAGCGCTTGCGGATTTCATTGGCCGCATGCCGGTTGAATGCCAAGGCAATGATGCTGCTGGCGGGTACTCGGCGCACGCGCAACAAGTAAGCAATCCGATGGACGATGACACGTGTCTTGCCAGACCCTGGACCGGCCAGAACTAATCGGTTGACGTCATCGTTGTCGGCAACGACCAATCTCTGGACGGTACTCAAGCAATGGGTGATGGCCTTCCAAGACTGCTCGCTGGTTGCGAGTTTCAGAACTTCTTCGCGCTCATTGAAATATTCTTTGATGAAGTCACGCTTGGGGTTGCCAAAGTACGCCAGTACCAGCCTGAGCGCCGGTTCCATGTCATGGATTCCGCGCTCGGCATATTCACGCATGACATGCACCTGAACACATTTTTCCCGGTAATGTTCATCGAGCTTCGCGTAATCGTCCTTGTAAAACCCCACCTTCTTTTCAGCCTTTTCGCCGTCCACTTTGATTGTCATCGCACGCCGCATGACGGTCATACCGTGGTTCAGAGTCAGGATTTCCTGCTGGTGCATATACAACAGCACGTGCTCCACCGCTCTGCGAAACTGACCTGCCGGCATCGTGGATTTCAAGACCAGATCGCCCTCAAGCGTGGCGACCAGCTTGCCAAAGGTGGTATCGACCATCAGGTCGCGGGCTCGGGCACCCGGTGGAAGTTGGGAGATGAGGTAATTAAGCAGCAGCGTTGCAATGGTGCGGCGTTTCTCACCAAACGCACTGATACGCTTCCAACTATGACGGCCGGTAAAGCGCAGCTTCAAATGATCACGATTGATCGGGCGAATTTCGAAGGTGCTGCGCTGTTGGCTTTCACCGTCGCGATCCTGGGCCAGACTCTTGAGCAGCCTGAGTACCTGAATGGGATTCACATCGTCGCGCTCCAACCTGGCCTTCAATGCGGTGTTGAGCTGGGAAAGGTTGATGTCTTGCCATTCACCATTTTCTGCATCTGGCGAGAGTTCAGGCAGCAACTCGAACAATGCCTTTTCAAGTTCCAGCGATTGCATGAGCCGCTGATTGGATGAGCCGACGATGCCATGCCGGACAAACACCGTCAGCTGAGAATCATTGATCAGGATTCCCATCTGCTCCATCTGCTTCAAGGCCCCGGCAACCTCCTCCAGCGACTGGCCGGTAAGCGTCATGAGTTCATCGGTGTTGATGCGTTGGTCGGCCTTGGCCTGAAAAAGGTAGTTGAGGATTGCCTTGAATTCGGCAAACCTGCGTTGGGGGAGTTTCGCCTCCACGAGACGCGCCTGCGATTCTTCAAGGGTGAGCGCAGCGCGGGCGGGAAAGATACGCGTCTGGTTTTCTTCACGGCGCAGAAAATCACTACGTTCCA
This window encodes:
- a CDS encoding HNH endonuclease, whose protein sequence is MSTSLQDVVKKFERSSPFSILAADWPTAVRDDFAEFVLAVHDSGLDLWIIADGQIRLGNKSGTRDRAEACLAWIIAQKNGPIISFSRLVAGADTPWEAVGKPALARLQAPGFLKTYPIKNRVVKWPNEYSLDQSANGEPFSTASPVPGQFNGHALTVEQIVSGLEQAGFVLTPLPGNKVFRLMHPALDEPIYVKRGAGQSTRAPLVLHPMHASKLVEWSEITGVERPAEPYYHNSNLRGFPKRLHSGTTPINYGIAFGFRDTAAMNALVQSLLGHESLPDEVPAMPATPAAMTIDLGEVALTDTERDALIKARIGQSRYRDSLVAYWGGCSVTECSIPQLLRASHIKPWRSANHAERLDQFNGLLLTPNLDLAFDQGLISFDDDGDILLSPEVDAATAAALHLSPALRLRQIEPRHRSYLTWHRENLFRN
- a CDS encoding RecQ family ATP-dependent DNA helicase: MSESAIPNALIFDLEVVPPTESKPAKIIMVGALRPTTGQELELKISKDPMAALAQLDALGQGADCVLGHNLIDHDLPLLKSQAPQLALHDLAVVDTLRLSPLAFPKNPYHRLIKDYKLIRESLNSPLGDCRSTLTLFQDQQAAFADLKLMNVRELMCYQTLIAAKGSDLESIFQAITQTPALPLEELRAAITQLLVETDPAFKRQYKVCQTRLFSLLENDLERDELRWPHAYALAWLRVSGGNSVLAPWVRHQFPEVGRIIGELRDTPCGKKECEYCSSEHDPVQELKRYFGHDEFRRDSDGRSRQHDVALAGMRGENVLAVLATGGGKSIGYQLPALNRYHRNGSLTIIVSPLQSLMKDQVDGLIASNVQCAAALSGLLTLPERADVLEKIQMGDIGVLLVSPEQFRNNTFRRALRQRQVGAWIFDEAHCLSKWGNDFRPDYLYASRFISEYHRDQPLAPIGCFTATAKPDVLADIRAHFQDTLGITFKEFIGSHERVNLRFEVVPCQKSEKRQRTQQLLEDNLVTQEGGAVVFVSSRKGAEELSEFLVGKGWACKYFHAGLPPGEKTDIQNDFIKGVLRVIVATNAFGMGVDKKDVRLVIHADIPGSLENYLQEAGRAGRDQESARCVLLYDPQDIEAQFGISERSKLSLRDIQQILKKLRGETSKRKGRELVITAGEILLDATVETTFAAEDRDAETKVVTAIAWLERSDFLRREENQTRIFPARAALTLEESQARLVEAKLPQRRFAEFKAILNYLFQAKADQRINTDELMTLTGQSLEEVAGALKQMEQMGILINDSQLTVFVRHGIVGSSNQRLMQSLELEKALFELLPELSPDAENGEWQDINLSQLNTALKARLERDDVNPIQVLRLLKSLAQDRDGESQQRSTFEIRPINRDHLKLRFTGRHSWKRISAFGEKRRTIATLLLNYLISQLPPGARARDLMVDTTFGKLVATLEGDLVLKSTMPAGQFRRAVEHVLLYMHQQEILTLNHGMTVMRRAMTIKVDGEKAEKKVGFYKDDYAKLDEHYREKCVQVHVMREYAERGIHDMEPALRLVLAYFGNPKRDFIKEYFNEREEVLKLATSEQSWKAITHCLSTVQRLVVADNDDVNRLVLAGPGSGKTRVIVHRIAYLLRVRRVPASSIIALAFNRHAANEIRKRLLALVGADAYGVSVLTYHAMSMRLTGTRFERGEPVDEKRLTQVITDAVHLLEEGGRATGEDNLCEQLLRGYRYIMVDEYQDIDEMQYRLVSALAGRNAEEDGRLCILAVGDDDQNIYDWRHTSNQYIEQFRDNYDASVTYLVDNYRSSANIINSSNRVIGETEGRMKADHPITIDKARRELPAGGQWEARDPSRAGKVLRIQLPFADRSNGNLQAQAMAAELARLISLEENGTWNGCAILGRTHAYLKPVQAWCELNEVPYFLASENEDSIPLTRQRGFLKGIGCLRLIEQPQTATEVISTLRPSLDDPHWQEFFETALLCLVQEMGECQLSSQSIIDWLYEYPRALRKQGRQGLYLGTVHSAKGLEFRHVGLLDGAWSSTSQNLNADRRLYYVGMTRAEQTLTLGEFESGNPFSPKLSHGALVQSFSGDFDPRLSRTYIQLSLADVDIGFAGRSTATHQIHRAIAELQTGHPLLLTRDGERYLLQDAQGRVVGRTAKNFKANVEIDQCHVEGIIARYADEADLQFRPALKMDMWEVVIPRISGTPR